A part of Cyanobacteria bacterium FACHB-DQ100 genomic DNA contains:
- a CDS encoding type IV secretory system conjugative DNA transfer family protein, whose amino-acid sequence MSNVNVRQNNRSNIAEISHAASTTLFNTTQALMKSGMGLLLLGLCLFSISMNLLNSKKGKISTGRLGGRAEKRVASTIAHRQRNQRKHNRVTLRAGTLEVPEMQQGIAVCGAPNSGKTYSIIDPMIRDAIAQGFAIVVYDFKGAQIEAHAAYAAAQGYRVHVFAPGFPYTGVCNPLDFVRDSADSLMAGQLAEVIYKNTRRGSNASENDFFSSAGQKLVEAVMLLAKTTLYPDLLMAKKILNLPNLPTRIRQAGEANKIPTWTLESFSQILSSEDAEKQVAGIVATAQRTFDKFIGKDLIASFAGETTIPLDLAGKQILFLQVDTQKRDVVAPLLAAMLHLIVARNFSQPRKEPLVVSLDELPTLYLDGLPKWINEFRSYGLCPILGYQNFAQLQHTYGRELSKAIFAACGTKVFFNPRDDETAALVSRYLGEKEVRLYTRSHSYGMQRSTSRNEQYQKVSLLTVDEILKLDQGECVFINPAYKGQGEASVPLKLKLKIPKREDQLQQVSEKLWQESVRDRLTERMAALQITEAELDAEAEKRQQIAESQFPLESSNEVSTDKFDGDNQNIDAQDTVADDSYNADDYTEY is encoded by the coding sequence ATGAGTAATGTCAATGTTAGGCAAAACAATCGAAGCAATATCGCTGAGATTAGTCATGCTGCATCAACAACGCTATTCAATACAACCCAAGCTTTGATGAAGTCGGGAATGGGACTGTTATTACTTGGATTATGTCTTTTCAGCATTAGTATGAATCTCTTGAATTCTAAGAAAGGCAAAATTTCAACGGGGCGGCTCGGCGGTCGTGCAGAAAAGCGAGTCGCAAGCACAATCGCGCATCGACAACGGAATCAAAGAAAACATAATCGAGTCACACTGAGAGCAGGAACGTTAGAAGTTCCCGAAATGCAGCAGGGTATTGCTGTTTGCGGTGCGCCTAATAGCGGCAAGACTTACAGCATTATTGATCCGATGATCCGAGATGCGATCGCGCAAGGATTTGCGATCGTGGTTTACGATTTCAAGGGCGCACAAATCGAGGCACACGCTGCCTACGCTGCGGCGCAAGGATATCGCGTTCATGTCTTTGCACCTGGTTTCCCTTACACCGGGGTTTGTAACCCGCTAGACTTTGTGCGCGATTCGGCAGACTCTCTTATGGCAGGACAGCTTGCCGAAGTCATTTATAAAAACACTCGTCGCGGTAGCAATGCCAGCGAAAATGATTTCTTCTCTAGTGCTGGGCAAAAACTGGTTGAAGCGGTAATGCTGTTGGCGAAAACAACGCTGTACCCTGATCTGCTCATGGCAAAGAAGATTCTAAATCTTCCTAATCTACCAACTCGCATTCGACAAGCCGGAGAAGCAAACAAAATTCCAACTTGGACGCTTGAAAGCTTTAGCCAAATACTGTCCTCAGAAGATGCCGAAAAACAAGTTGCAGGAATTGTTGCAACGGCTCAACGCACCTTCGATAAATTCATTGGCAAAGATCTGATTGCCAGTTTCGCCGGAGAAACCACCATTCCGCTCGACCTGGCTGGAAAGCAAATTCTATTTCTCCAAGTGGATACACAGAAACGCGATGTCGTTGCGCCCCTACTCGCTGCAATGCTTCATCTAATTGTTGCTCGAAACTTTTCTCAACCCCGAAAAGAACCATTAGTCGTGAGTTTAGATGAGTTGCCAACCTTGTATTTAGATGGCTTACCAAAATGGATTAATGAGTTTCGCTCCTATGGGCTTTGTCCAATTCTGGGTTATCAAAATTTTGCTCAACTGCAACATACTTACGGACGAGAACTATCAAAAGCAATCTTTGCTGCCTGTGGAACAAAAGTATTTTTTAACCCACGCGACGATGAAACGGCTGCTCTGGTCTCACGCTATTTAGGCGAAAAAGAAGTTCGGCTATATACGCGATCTCACAGCTATGGCATGCAGCGCAGCACAAGTCGGAACGAGCAATATCAGAAAGTTTCATTGCTGACTGTCGATGAGATTCTCAAGCTCGATCAGGGTGAATGCGTTTTCATTAATCCAGCATACAAGGGACAGGGAGAAGCTTCAGTTCCTCTAAAGCTCAAGCTGAAGATTCCTAAACGTGAGGATCAGCTTCAACAAGTGAGTGAAAAACTATGGCAAGAGAGCGTGAGAGATCGCCTAACTGAGCGAATGGCAGCGCTGCAAATTACAGAAGCCGAACTTGATGCAGAAGCAGAAAAACGGCAACAGATCGCAGAAAGCCAGTTTCCGCTTGAATCGAGTAATGAAGTTTCTACAGACAAATTCGATGGTGATAATCAAAACATAGATGCTCAAGACACAGTGGCTGATGATTCGTATAACGCAGATGATTACACCGAGTATTAA
- a CDS encoding tetratricopeptide repeat protein — protein sequence MRRGNLYEKNGSYEKALKDYTQAVALCPNDESGRSSGSRARRAKPSSRCFAEVSKSKRNCTSPGRSQRSSNHRPVNSTTEPEEIEQCEII from the coding sequence CTGCGGCGAGGTAATCTTTACGAGAAAAACGGCAGCTACGAAAAAGCCCTGAAAGACTACACTCAAGCCGTTGCGCTTTGCCCCAATGACGAAAGTGGACGTTCATCAGGGTCTCGCGCTCGAAGGGCTAAACCGTCCTCAAGATGTTTTGCAGAAGTATCAAAAAGCAAAAGAAATTGCACAAGTCCAGGGCGATCGCAACGAAGTTCAAACCATAGACCTGTTAATTCAACAACTGAACCAGAGGAAATAGAACAATGCGAAATCATTTAA
- a CDS encoding strawberry notch C-terminal domain-containing protein, with product MEGGHFSTIVAARQQASLILHQPVLPGTALAKLVDESVEAGIVRAARQIVETSATTYEAYDRLVNLHSRQPVLNVRSSTSVLQQAYSTPIPIAFLASVLAKIDAGTTVYEPTAGHGALLIAANPANVTVNEINVDRAADLRAQGFTVTRCDAAEYQPGKLHDRVICNPPFGVVKVEGQTKRFQILGSPRKTIQVDQAIALLALQSLKNDGRAVLILGGKLGDDEERRSGRYNTLESRSFYATLYEQYKVIQHFSIWGSLYRKQGAGFPIDLIVIEGRGQSQRILPAADVPGIYKSFSQLKELIPDEQLHQTSPDLETSAVERLGIVHHQTSSRNEANDTIAIQSASIRTHRVVDSKLDGTNSRNTGTNTPQIDDRTQQSFVISGSTETNRARYWGTRSAARVDGRLGRDINRSQRNPNAKAIDRFSDHATHDRATNAESVAERTQQNHIRELVSDPDLRHERRFLATTSSIETNGNQAMVEQSSNNSTEPIVATQTFDVSYISRSKGQSAHNLIPTNMATAAQIALDHLEQAVGDIDEFVCQRLGYDSTEQMWQYLYAEQIDAIALAFHQRDRGNIFLNGDKTGNGKGRFGAANIVDAARQGHIPVFVTQKANLYTSMLTDLADIGKPRMRVFATDNKLTLDLEDGRQLLTGDAATQTEQMRQIMQQGLGNYDAIFTTYTQLQTVQQKEPFRREFFRAIAPQAVFIFDEAHEAGGRSDKSQDDGGIYSSRAEFARELVDKSAGATFMSATAIKNAGVVDLYARRSDARYAVNNLYSLEMILKAGGVPLQQMFATKFVASGQMLRRSRSMEGISFTAKIVPVDRDIAEGISAVMRAINDFDDAKQAGVNKLKKRLKAEAKALSEDGTTGAAGARSTNFTSLMHNAIDQSLLAQKAEVAVQEAIATIERGEKPLIGVANTMGSFIEWYTEENSIEPGQSISITFGNVLERYLERSRDVIETDRWGKKTRRRLTDEEIGSDAVAAYEEAQELIDETDLSSIPLSSIDYIRWRLTQEGYRVDEITGRSHIIEYSHAGGMSYGLRSSSETSPQARVDIINQFNRGDLDAVILNRSGATGINLHASEKFADQRPRRLIIAQAERDINLVMQLFGRIDRYGQVVKPRFDLLMSDLPAEKRLGALLAKKMAELNANVTASRESQMSVANVVDFMNVYGEEVVRELLEEDYELQAKLSYPLEVGSDDSEIAVIKRVTGRIPLLTIQEQEELYTLIENETRELIAQKEAMGESVLKADQLDLDAQTIAQMEAIPDDSGVKSEFTGAVSLEVVNAKVPVKPFSQLQVIDAVRQSLDLPPVENVADHDFEAVAQIANQRSQELLTKLREETRSYRREMLLTKSTPGAKDRFTDKLNDQMRHLTQVLRQTPPGTPVRVVSPEGNVFYGVVSRISQKGQKGSPIAPTNWKVQVLVDHRCQQLTIPLSKFNRGKQDAMTQVMRQETNWSGEDIYEAFDLRQQQNQRTEMQIFTGNPIRAYEKYPNGRFLNYTNDRGDVVQGLIMPAGFDIQEALRSEPVAFKEPAHVKAFLTDATQYQASVKTLDELFTVRTQASMRLGNSSATRFVLQTLKSGAGDQYSLDSDIIAAAGNEFYSVHERMELIVPEERIDQVLSVILQQKRWTLAAFDYKDQARDLLDIKLPELTIVQPVHNQTQQEQLATPKKLEQQTANSQPEQTIPLILVEPHLDDFSRQPQPMLEPENPASLRVAATKYQSGRAEKNVARFLEQAGLSEAVMADSEFYLQIENAPYIPLTIERHDGVIHFIHWLEDSYGDLFIDTEMVFNLAPTGDLTLREVAVQNPVRGGELRSYDKSFAQLFSRNILDQGFAEAARQAREVQPVQPTEVVAEDPRNVVETRQDNSLLEFGDGNTIRLESEEVNAITRAFYTYTSHSLLQERLAEILEPVVGRRNTGLAVQSAIEKYQQSSETEAKTEDATLQTPESVNNKIDRTDLAAFAIDYLSVKDQHPDALVFQRSASGDFYTAYFEDADTIATALNLTLTSRDAGGTVGRIPFISIPAWSGAIERFTTYLESQGHSVIVNQGIHQPEEAFVHTELSTSGHSLETESSQASEPEQASETSTEVETTLFDVNDYSEVERDYQVDVQGHDPTWESDYTTSQIPETLTSTERDSEVQTTIAKDQPGSSAHFLQPRLDTNQTSSIDISALAKEVRNFDLEAVAASLGLQKDRRDKNKWKDAGHIISINDGKFMDWLADQGGGGAIDLVMHVRKVEFKEAVQWLSGQTLPASVQAQSSLTQKEPRSLELPPCNEEHWTAVRQYLIETRGLPVTWIDRFHETGLIYADDHRNAVFLRYGDQHNDQAWSRHEVTGASLRGTRDSEHAFHGLAPGSSRENGWFWLRSANGEVNRVVLTESPIDAISLAVLEKEKSPDATTVSIYLSTDGSGAIPTTALQEILDQGGQVIAAFDADKPGEKMAWRFAEMLPGITRMTPAQGKDWNDRLLIEHHSDKVKAGEYDRGDKQTLRSLWKWHRVAGELGRAPNYLKRITEVARAFVDGEALSDKAKSAMQQDFQTHKQQAHTHATARQNPQASEVQPAQSVPPKKSCQGVEIG from the coding sequence ATGGAAGGAGGTCACTTTTCAACGATCGTCGCTGCTCGTCAGCAGGCCTCTCTGATTCTTCATCAGCCTGTTTTACCTGGAACAGCCTTAGCGAAATTGGTGGATGAATCGGTTGAAGCCGGAATTGTTCGAGCAGCTCGGCAAATCGTTGAAACATCAGCAACAACTTACGAAGCTTATGATCGTTTGGTCAACTTACACAGTCGTCAACCCGTTCTAAATGTTCGCTCATCTACAAGCGTGCTTCAGCAGGCATATAGCACCCCAATTCCGATCGCGTTTCTTGCGTCGGTACTTGCAAAAATTGATGCGGGAACAACGGTATATGAGCCTACAGCCGGACATGGAGCATTGTTAATTGCAGCAAATCCTGCAAACGTAACAGTGAATGAAATTAATGTTGATCGAGCCGCCGATCTTCGGGCACAAGGCTTTACCGTCACAAGATGTGATGCAGCCGAGTATCAACCAGGAAAACTGCACGATCGCGTGATTTGTAATCCGCCGTTTGGTGTGGTCAAAGTTGAAGGTCAGACGAAACGATTTCAAATTCTAGGCAGTCCCAGAAAAACTATCCAAGTTGATCAAGCGATCGCGCTACTCGCCTTGCAATCCCTTAAAAATGACGGTCGTGCTGTCCTCATTCTAGGTGGCAAACTCGGAGACGACGAGGAAAGAAGATCTGGGCGGTACAACACGCTTGAATCTCGAAGCTTCTACGCCACCCTTTATGAGCAATACAAGGTTATACAGCATTTTTCTATTTGGGGTTCACTTTATCGCAAGCAAGGCGCAGGATTTCCAATTGATTTGATTGTGATTGAAGGAAGAGGGCAATCTCAACGAATTCTACCTGCTGCTGATGTTCCAGGCATCTACAAGTCATTCTCTCAACTCAAGGAGTTAATTCCCGATGAACAATTACACCAAACATCCCCAGATCTGGAGACCAGCGCAGTCGAACGACTCGGAATTGTTCATCATCAGACTTCCAGCCGAAATGAGGCAAATGACACGATCGCAATACAAAGCGCTTCTATCAGAACGCATCGTGTGGTTGATTCAAAGCTGGATGGAACAAACTCAAGAAACACAGGAACAAACACACCGCAGATTGACGATCGTACTCAACAATCTTTTGTCATATCAGGAAGCACCGAGACTAACCGAGCAAGATACTGGGGAACTCGTTCCGCTGCCCGAGTGGATGGACGACTGGGCAGAGACATTAATCGATCGCAACGAAACCCTAATGCAAAAGCTATCGATAGATTTTCCGATCACGCTACCCACGACCGAGCCACAAATGCAGAAAGTGTGGCTGAACGAACACAACAAAATCACATTAGAGAACTGGTTAGCGACCCTGACTTACGGCATGAACGCAGATTTTTAGCAACAACTTCCAGCATTGAAACGAATGGAAATCAAGCAATGGTAGAACAATCTTCTAACAATTCCACTGAACCGATCGTAGCAACTCAAACTTTTGATGTTTCTTACATTTCTCGATCAAAGGGACAATCGGCACATAATCTGATTCCAACGAATATGGCAACCGCTGCTCAAATTGCTCTCGATCATCTTGAACAAGCGGTTGGTGATATCGATGAGTTTGTCTGCCAACGGTTAGGCTATGACTCTACCGAACAGATGTGGCAGTATCTTTATGCAGAGCAAATCGATGCGATCGCGCTTGCTTTCCATCAACGCGATCGCGGCAACATCTTTCTGAATGGTGACAAGACTGGAAACGGCAAAGGACGCTTTGGTGCAGCCAATATTGTCGATGCTGCCCGTCAAGGTCATATTCCAGTGTTCGTGACGCAAAAGGCGAATCTTTATACGTCGATGCTGACAGATTTAGCAGACATCGGTAAGCCCAGAATGCGCGTCTTCGCAACCGACAACAAATTAACTCTCGATTTAGAAGACGGCAGGCAATTACTAACAGGTGATGCTGCCACTCAAACCGAGCAAATGCGACAGATTATGCAGCAGGGACTCGGCAACTACGATGCAATCTTTACGACCTACACACAGCTTCAAACTGTGCAACAGAAAGAACCATTTCGGCGGGAGTTCTTTCGCGCGATCGCGCCTCAAGCTGTTTTTATCTTTGATGAAGCTCACGAAGCTGGAGGGAGAAGCGATAAATCTCAAGATGATGGTGGCATTTATTCCAGTCGTGCCGAATTTGCCCGAGAACTGGTTGATAAGAGCGCTGGAGCAACCTTCATGTCTGCAACTGCGATTAAAAATGCAGGTGTTGTCGATCTTTATGCGCGGCGTAGTGACGCTCGATATGCTGTCAATAATCTCTACAGCTTAGAAATGATTCTCAAAGCGGGTGGGGTTCCACTTCAGCAGATGTTTGCGACAAAATTTGTTGCCTCTGGACAAATGCTCCGGCGCAGCCGCTCGATGGAAGGTATCTCTTTTACAGCGAAAATAGTTCCAGTCGATCGAGATATTGCAGAAGGCATTTCTGCTGTAATGAGAGCAATCAACGATTTCGACGATGCCAAACAAGCAGGCGTAAATAAACTTAAGAAACGTCTGAAAGCTGAAGCTAAAGCTTTGAGTGAGGATGGCACGACCGGAGCGGCTGGAGCGAGATCTACAAATTTCACCTCGTTAATGCACAATGCGATCGATCAAAGCTTACTGGCACAGAAAGCAGAAGTCGCAGTACAAGAAGCGATCGCAACGATTGAACGAGGCGAAAAGCCCTTAATCGGGGTTGCCAACACGATGGGTAGTTTCATCGAATGGTACACCGAGGAAAATAGCATTGAACCAGGGCAATCAATTAGTATCACTTTTGGGAACGTACTAGAGCGATATTTAGAACGCTCCAGAGACGTGATTGAAACTGACCGCTGGGGCAAAAAAACTCGCCGTCGCTTAACCGATGAAGAGATTGGATCTGATGCCGTTGCTGCTTATGAAGAAGCTCAAGAGTTAATCGACGAAACTGACTTGTCTAGCATTCCCCTTAGCTCGATCGATTACATCCGTTGGCGATTAACTCAAGAAGGCTATCGAGTCGATGAAATCACCGGACGCAGCCACATTATTGAATATAGCCATGCGGGAGGAATGAGCTATGGACTCCGCTCTAGTAGCGAAACCAGCCCACAGGCGCGAGTCGATATTATCAACCAGTTCAACCGAGGGGATTTAGATGCTGTTATTCTGAATCGCTCTGGAGCTACAGGAATCAACCTTCACGCTTCCGAAAAGTTTGCAGATCAGCGACCGCGACGGCTGATTATTGCACAAGCGGAACGAGACATCAATCTCGTTATGCAATTGTTCGGACGCATTGATCGCTACGGGCAAGTTGTCAAACCCCGGTTTGATTTGTTGATGAGCGATTTGCCTGCCGAGAAACGGTTAGGGGCACTGCTGGCAAAGAAAATGGCAGAACTCAACGCTAATGTCACCGCATCGCGTGAATCGCAGATGTCTGTTGCAAACGTCGTAGATTTCATGAACGTCTACGGTGAAGAAGTCGTTCGGGAACTTCTCGAAGAGGATTATGAATTACAAGCAAAATTGAGTTACCCGTTAGAGGTCGGCAGTGATGATTCTGAGATTGCTGTGATTAAACGCGTAACCGGGCGCATCCCTCTGCTCACCATTCAGGAGCAAGAAGAACTTTACACACTCATTGAAAACGAAACAAGAGAACTCATCGCTCAAAAAGAAGCAATGGGTGAAAGCGTCTTAAAAGCGGATCAACTTGATTTAGATGCTCAAACGATCGCGCAAATGGAGGCCATTCCCGATGATAGTGGCGTTAAAAGTGAGTTTACAGGTGCAGTTTCCCTAGAAGTTGTTAATGCTAAGGTTCCGGTCAAGCCGTTTAGTCAACTTCAGGTGATTGATGCCGTCCGGCAAAGTCTTGATTTACCTCCGGTTGAGAATGTGGCTGACCATGATTTTGAAGCCGTCGCTCAAATTGCTAATCAGCGATCGCAAGAATTGTTAACCAAGTTGAGAGAAGAAACGCGATCGTATCGTCGAGAAATGCTGCTGACGAAAAGCACACCAGGTGCAAAAGATCGTTTCACCGACAAGCTTAACGACCAAATGCGGCATCTCACACAAGTTTTGAGACAAACACCACCAGGCACACCTGTAAGAGTTGTGTCACCGGAAGGAAATGTCTTTTATGGCGTTGTTTCGCGCATCAGTCAGAAAGGACAAAAAGGAAGCCCGATCGCACCCACAAACTGGAAAGTTCAAGTTCTAGTCGATCATCGCTGTCAACAATTAACGATCCCGCTTTCAAAATTTAATCGCGGTAAGCAGGATGCAATGACGCAAGTAATGCGGCAGGAAACGAACTGGAGTGGAGAAGATATCTACGAAGCCTTCGACTTGCGCCAACAGCAGAATCAGCGCACCGAGATGCAGATTTTTACGGGCAATCCAATTCGAGCATACGAGAAGTATCCAAACGGAAGGTTTCTGAATTACACGAACGATCGCGGCGATGTCGTCCAAGGACTAATTATGCCTGCGGGATTCGACATTCAAGAGGCACTCCGATCGGAACCTGTTGCATTCAAAGAACCCGCTCACGTAAAAGCATTTCTCACCGATGCAACCCAGTATCAAGCATCAGTCAAAACATTAGATGAACTCTTTACAGTTCGCACTCAGGCATCCATGCGATTAGGCAATAGCAGTGCAACTAGATTTGTTTTGCAAACGCTGAAGTCCGGAGCCGGAGACCAGTATTCCCTGGATTCAGACATTATTGCAGCCGCAGGCAACGAGTTTTACTCAGTTCATGAGCGAATGGAATTGATTGTGCCAGAAGAGCGTATTGATCAAGTTCTCTCAGTCATCCTTCAGCAGAAGCGATGGACGTTGGCAGCCTTCGATTATAAAGACCAAGCGCGAGATTTATTAGATATCAAATTGCCAGAGCTAACGATCGTACAACCCGTTCACAATCAAACTCAGCAAGAACAGCTTGCCACACCAAAGAAATTAGAACAGCAGACAGCAAACTCCCAACCTGAACAAACCATTCCACTGATTCTGGTTGAGCCACATCTCGATGATTTCTCACGCCAACCGCAACCGATGCTGGAACCGGAGAATCCCGCATCGCTTCGAGTCGCTGCTACAAAATATCAGTCTGGACGAGCAGAGAAAAACGTTGCAAGATTTCTGGAGCAAGCTGGGCTGAGTGAGGCAGTGATGGCAGATTCAGAGTTTTATCTGCAAATTGAAAACGCTCCTTACATTCCACTGACGATCGAGCGGCACGATGGGGTTATTCATTTCATTCATTGGCTAGAAGATAGCTACGGTGATCTTTTCATCGATACTGAAATGGTTTTTAATCTAGCCCCAACAGGAGATCTAACTCTACGGGAAGTAGCGGTGCAGAATCCAGTAAGGGGTGGGGAGTTGAGATCATACGATAAAAGCTTTGCTCAGTTGTTTTCCCGCAACATTCTCGATCAAGGATTTGCAGAGGCAGCTCGTCAAGCAAGAGAGGTTCAACCAGTCCAGCCTACCGAAGTTGTAGCAGAAGACCCAAGGAATGTAGTTGAAACAAGGCAAGATAACTCACTGCTTGAGTTCGGAGACGGCAACACCATTCGTTTAGAGTCAGAAGAAGTCAATGCAATCACAAGGGCTTTTTATACCTATACTTCTCATTCACTCTTACAGGAGCGGTTAGCCGAAATCTTAGAACCCGTTGTTGGACGAAGAAATACAGGGTTAGCAGTCCAATCCGCGATCGAGAAGTATCAACAATCATCGGAAACTGAGGCAAAAACAGAAGATGCAACTCTACAAACACCGGAGTCCGTCAATAACAAGATTGATCGCACCGATCTTGCTGCATTTGCGATCGACTACCTGAGCGTTAAAGACCAACATCCCGATGCTTTAGTCTTTCAGCGCTCTGCTTCTGGTGATTTTTACACGGCTTACTTTGAGGATGCGGATACGATCGCGACCGCATTAAATTTAACCTTAACAAGCCGAGATGCTGGCGGAACTGTTGGACGAATCCCCTTCATATCAATTCCAGCCTGGTCAGGAGCGATCGAGCGATTCACAACCTATTTAGAATCACAAGGGCACAGCGTTATTGTCAATCAAGGAATACACCAGCCAGAAGAAGCATTCGTTCACACTGAGTTATCAACGAGCGGACATTCACTAGAGACCGAATCGAGTCAAGCCTCTGAACCAGAGCAAGCATCTGAAACTAGCACTGAAGTAGAAACCACTCTCTTTGATGTAAACGATTATTCTGAAGTCGAGAGGGACTATCAGGTAGATGTTCAAGGACACGACCCAACTTGGGAAAGCGATTACACGACCTCACAAATCCCTGAAACATTGACTTCAACAGAACGTGATTCGGAAGTTCAAACTACCATTGCCAAGGATCAACCTGGCTCTTCTGCTCACTTCCTTCAACCTCGCTTAGATACTAATCAAACAAGCTCGATCGACATTTCAGCACTCGCTAAAGAGGTAAGAAATTTTGATTTAGAAGCCGTAGCAGCCAGTTTGGGTCTTCAGAAAGATCGACGTGACAAAAACAAGTGGAAGGATGCAGGACACATCATCAGCATCAATGACGGCAAATTCATGGATTGGTTAGCTGACCAAGGAGGTGGAGGCGCGATCGATTTAGTTATGCACGTCCGCAAAGTTGAGTTCAAAGAAGCAGTTCAGTGGCTTTCAGGACAAACGCTACCCGCTTCTGTCCAAGCTCAATCATCCTTGACGCAAAAAGAACCTCGTTCGCTGGAATTACCGCCATGCAATGAAGAACATTGGACAGCAGTACGACAGTACCTTATTGAAACGCGAGGACTGCCCGTAACCTGGATCGATCGCTTCCATGAGACAGGGCTAATTTATGCAGATGATCATCGTAATGCAGTTTTTCTACGGTATGGAGACCAGCACAACGATCAAGCATGGTCGCGCCACGAAGTTACAGGTGCAAGTCTGCGCGGTACACGCGACTCAGAACACGCCTTTCATGGATTAGCTCCTGGTTCTTCTCGTGAAAACGGGTGGTTCTGGTTGAGATCAGCAAATGGCGAAGTTAATCGTGTTGTTCTGACTGAATCACCGATCGATGCCATTTCTCTAGCAGTGTTGGAAAAAGAAAAGTCACCTGACGCAACAACCGTATCGATTTATTTATCAACCGATGGCTCTGGCGCAATTCCAACAACTGCTCTTCAGGAAATTCTTGATCAAGGTGGACAGGTAATCGCCGCATTCGACGCAGACAAACCCGGTGAGAAGATGGCGTGGCGTTTCGCAGAAATGCTTCCCGGTATTACGCGGATGACTCCAGCGCAGGGAAAGGATTGGAACGATCGACTTCTAATTGAGCATCATTCCGACAAAGTAAAAGCTGGAGAATACGATCGAGGCGACAAACAGACATTGCGATCACTCTGGAAGTGGCATCGAGTTGCTGGGGAATTAGGACGAGCACCGAACTACCTTAAACGGATCACCGAAGTTGCGAGAGCCTTTGTCGATGGTGAGGCTTTGTCCGATAAAGCAAAATCTGCTATGCAGCAAGATTTTCAGACCCATAAGCAGCAAGCGCATACTCATGCAACCGCTCGTCAAAACCCGCAAGCTTCAGAAGTTCAGCCAGCGCAATCAGTACCACCAAAAAAGTCCTGCCAGGGAGTTGAAATAGGATAA